A portion of the Edaphobacter lichenicola genome contains these proteins:
- a CDS encoding YceI family protein — protein MNRRLFTAALSALLLTGVGAFAQTSASTSTWTIDSNHAQVNFAIKHGGVSTVRGSISGVTGEVVWDDKNPSNSSVQATINATTVTTNNDKRDGHLKSPDFFNVEKFPTLTFKSTSVTGAAGSLKVVGDLTLAGVTKSVTLDVDGPTAPQKGQGGKLVTGFSATGTLKRSDFNFGSKFGSPILGDDVKFTIDVEASK, from the coding sequence ATGAACCGTCGCCTCTTTACTGCCGCCCTCTCTGCCCTGCTCCTTACCGGAGTTGGCGCGTTCGCCCAAACCTCGGCTTCCACCTCAACCTGGACGATCGATTCGAACCATGCCCAGGTCAACTTTGCGATCAAGCATGGCGGTGTCAGCACCGTCCGTGGTTCGATCAGCGGCGTAACCGGCGAGGTTGTGTGGGATGACAAGAATCCCAGCAACTCCAGTGTTCAGGCCACAATTAACGCGACCACAGTGACGACCAATAACGACAAGCGCGATGGTCACCTGAAGTCTCCGGACTTCTTCAACGTCGAGAAGTTTCCGACACTGACGTTCAAGTCGACCTCGGTAACTGGCGCGGCAGGCAGTCTGAAGGTTGTCGGCGATCTGACGCTGGCTGGCGTGACCAAGAGCGTAACGCTCGATGTGGATGGCCCCACGGCTCCGCAAAAGGGCCAGGGCGGCAAACTGGTGACTGGCTTCTCGGCGACGGGCACGCTGAAGCGCAGCGACTTTAACTTCGGCTCAAAGTTTGGCAGCCCAATACTTGGCGACGACGTAAAGTTCACGATCGACGTCGAAGCCAGCAAATAA
- a CDS encoding OPT family oligopeptide transporter — translation MATSTPTKPSFKSFVPATETRPELTTRALILGAVFGVLFGAVTVYVGLRAGLTVAASIPISVLSISILRAFGKASILENNIVQSTGNAGQSIASGVIFTLPALIFLGFDLEASRIFALALFGGWLGVLFMIPLRRQLIVEEHDNLIYPEGTACADVLIAGERGGSFASRVFLGLGIGGLYTLFQNDNLFSLWPSQPDYQPNIGAQHLLKGSAIRADCTPEYLGVGYIIGIRVAAIMLAGGVFSWLVLMPAIYFFGSHLSTPLYPGTVLITQMSPSDLWRTYVRPMGAGGVAAAGLITLLRTLPTIVGALTQGFKKKGTGKAASTQPSRTEHDLPPIVVFGGSLLLVLLMFLFLQFKPIPGAQVGALANIAAALLVVVFGFLFVTVSARIVGIVGSSASPVSGMTIATLMATAAIFLVKGWTAPAFGALAITIGGVVCIAASNAGDTSQDLKTGYLIGATPWKQQIAIMIGVIVSIFSIGATLNAMNKGLETFQRLPKPIVFSLEHLPDGVQNNGYFTRDHITLTTHNTDSHAKEELNNAKQYVLLNAIGSTTLDDGKYLYNPATGEIDVQWIQGIGSEKAAAPQGRLMATVINGILSRKLPWALVLLGVAIVIVVEMLGVRSLTFAVGAYLSIATTLAIFVGGVMRWMVDQAMHRHAAKKARLEHDASLALWHSDRETWLAQHPDFDPTDPTHADPSGLPILNTITARDVTIESEVSPGSLYASGLIAAGGIVGLLGVCVKLYEAATDRSIPRFSEQNPLHHDWVSVIMFALLAFSLYYFARKPLESEG, via the coding sequence ATGGCAACATCAACACCGACCAAGCCCAGTTTTAAATCCTTTGTTCCCGCCACCGAGACTCGCCCCGAACTCACCACCCGCGCCCTCATCCTGGGGGCCGTCTTCGGCGTCCTCTTCGGAGCAGTCACGGTCTACGTCGGCCTTCGCGCCGGGCTCACGGTCGCAGCATCCATCCCCATCTCGGTCCTCTCCATCTCCATCCTGCGAGCCTTCGGCAAAGCCAGCATCCTCGAAAACAACATCGTCCAGAGCACCGGCAACGCTGGCCAGTCCATCGCCTCAGGCGTCATCTTCACCCTCCCGGCGCTCATCTTCTTAGGCTTTGACCTCGAAGCATCCAGAATCTTCGCCCTCGCCCTCTTCGGCGGCTGGCTCGGCGTCCTCTTCATGATCCCCCTTCGCCGCCAGCTCATCGTCGAAGAGCACGACAACCTCATCTACCCCGAAGGCACCGCCTGCGCCGACGTCCTCATCGCCGGCGAACGCGGCGGCAGCTTCGCATCGCGTGTCTTCCTTGGCCTCGGTATCGGCGGCCTCTACACCCTCTTCCAGAATGACAACCTGTTCTCCCTGTGGCCCAGCCAGCCCGACTATCAACCCAACATCGGCGCCCAGCACCTCCTCAAAGGCTCCGCCATCCGTGCCGACTGCACCCCCGAGTACCTTGGCGTCGGCTACATCATCGGTATCCGCGTCGCCGCCATCATGCTCGCCGGCGGCGTCTTCTCCTGGCTCGTCCTCATGCCCGCCATCTACTTCTTCGGCTCGCATCTCTCCACTCCGCTCTACCCGGGCACCGTCCTCATCACCCAGATGTCTCCCTCCGACCTCTGGCGCACCTACGTCCGTCCCATGGGCGCAGGCGGAGTCGCAGCCGCCGGACTCATCACCCTCCTCCGCACCCTCCCCACCATCGTCGGAGCGCTCACGCAAGGCTTCAAGAAGAAAGGCACAGGCAAAGCCGCCTCAACCCAGCCCTCACGCACTGAGCACGACCTTCCCCCCATCGTCGTCTTCGGCGGCTCCCTTCTCCTCGTGCTACTGATGTTTCTCTTCCTCCAGTTCAAGCCCATCCCCGGCGCCCAGGTTGGTGCTCTAGCAAACATCGCCGCCGCACTCCTCGTCGTCGTCTTCGGCTTCCTCTTCGTCACCGTCAGCGCCAGAATCGTCGGCATCGTCGGCAGCTCCGCCTCACCCGTCTCCGGCATGACCATCGCAACCCTCATGGCCACCGCCGCTATCTTCCTCGTCAAAGGCTGGACCGCTCCCGCCTTCGGAGCACTCGCCATCACCATCGGCGGAGTCGTCTGCATCGCAGCCTCAAACGCAGGCGATACCTCGCAGGACCTCAAAACCGGCTACCTCATCGGCGCAACCCCCTGGAAGCAGCAGATCGCCATCATGATCGGCGTCATCGTCTCCATCTTCTCCATCGGAGCCACGCTCAACGCGATGAACAAAGGCCTCGAGACCTTCCAACGCCTTCCCAAACCAATCGTCTTCTCCCTCGAGCATCTCCCCGATGGTGTTCAGAACAACGGATACTTCACCCGCGACCACATCACCCTCACCACTCACAACACGGACAGCCACGCGAAGGAAGAACTCAACAACGCGAAGCAGTACGTCCTCCTCAACGCCATCGGCTCAACCACCCTCGACGACGGCAAATACCTCTACAACCCCGCCACAGGCGAAATCGACGTTCAGTGGATTCAGGGCATCGGCAGCGAAAAGGCAGCGGCCCCGCAAGGCCGCCTCATGGCCACCGTCATCAATGGGATTCTCAGCCGTAAGCTCCCCTGGGCGCTCGTTCTCCTCGGTGTCGCAATCGTCATCGTCGTTGAAATGCTAGGCGTCCGCTCCCTCACCTTCGCCGTTGGCGCGTACCTCAGCATCGCCACCACCCTCGCAATCTTTGTCGGCGGAGTCATGCGCTGGATGGTCGACCAGGCCATGCATCGCCACGCTGCCAAGAAGGCTCGCCTTGAACACGACGCCTCTTTGGCGTTGTGGCACTCTGACCGCGAGACCTGGCTCGCGCAACATCCTGACTTCGACCCCACCGACCCGACACACGCGGACCCTAGCGGACTTCCGATTCTCAACACCATCACTGCTCGCGATGTCACCATCGAATCCGAAGTTTCACCGGGCTCCCTCTATGCGTCTGGCTTGATCGCGGCTGGCGGCATCGTCGGCCTCCTCGGTGTCTGCGTCAAACTCTACGAAGCCGCTACGGATCGCTCGATCCCGCGCTTCAGCGAACAGAATCCTCTGCACCACGACTGGGTGAGCGTTATCATGTTCGCTCTGCTCGCCTTCTCCCTCTACTACTTCGCCCGCAAACCCCTCGAAAGCGAAGGTTGA
- a CDS encoding MarR family winged helix-turn-helix transcriptional regulator translates to MTDQSNNISAPRLWLVLARAYGSIVSYIEGAITGQGLGLSDFMVLEVLLHKGPLTISVIGEKVLLASASMTSAIDRLEKRGLVVRRSCNSDRRIRLVELTCEGKGFIAEIYARHEKDLEQVTAGLSTEERRTMYEGLKKIGLAAKVAIPTQKEVEHKDLA, encoded by the coding sequence ATGACAGATCAGAGCAATAACATTTCGGCGCCCCGGCTCTGGCTGGTTCTGGCCCGGGCTTATGGCTCGATTGTGAGTTATATCGAAGGGGCCATCACCGGGCAAGGGCTTGGATTGAGTGACTTTATGGTGCTGGAGGTGCTGCTGCACAAAGGCCCACTGACGATCTCCGTGATCGGCGAGAAGGTGTTGCTGGCCAGCGCCTCAATGACTTCGGCGATCGACCGCCTGGAGAAGCGCGGACTGGTAGTGCGGAGAAGCTGCAATTCGGATCGCCGGATACGCCTGGTAGAGCTGACCTGTGAAGGAAAAGGATTCATCGCAGAGATCTATGCACGACACGAGAAGGATCTGGAGCAAGTGACGGCAGGGCTCTCGACGGAAGAACGCAGAACGATGTATGAGGGTTTGAAGAAGATCGGTCTCGCGGCGAAGGTTGCGATTCCGACACAGAAAGAAGTGGAACACAAAGATTTGGCCTGA
- a CDS encoding pirin family protein, translating to MLTVRKSNERGHADHGWLDSHHTFSFANYHDPAHMGYRSLRVINEDRVAEGRGFGAHAHRDMEILSYVLKGKLAHKDSMGHVEVLGPNEIQKMSAGSGVVHSEFNGSETEPVHFLQIWIEPKSRGTTPGYEQLKFEAAEKLDKFKLLASPVKIAGAATINQDTSVSVAELTPGKQLTYPLGKKRHAWLHVIHGEVTVNGKTLKTGDAVAADDEELLNVAAQGAVNSEVLLFDLA from the coding sequence ATGTTGACTGTTCGCAAGAGTAACGAAAGAGGACACGCAGATCACGGATGGCTCGATTCCCACCATACGTTTTCGTTTGCCAACTACCACGACCCGGCGCACATGGGCTATCGCTCCCTGCGCGTGATCAATGAAGACCGCGTAGCCGAGGGACGTGGATTTGGCGCACATGCGCATCGTGATATGGAGATTCTTAGCTATGTGTTGAAGGGCAAGCTCGCACATAAAGACAGCATGGGCCACGTGGAGGTGCTGGGACCGAACGAGATTCAGAAGATGTCGGCCGGCAGCGGCGTGGTGCATAGTGAGTTCAACGGTTCGGAGACAGAGCCCGTTCACTTTCTGCAGATATGGATTGAGCCGAAGAGCAGGGGAACCACGCCGGGCTATGAGCAGTTGAAGTTCGAAGCAGCAGAGAAGCTGGACAAGTTCAAGCTGCTGGCTTCTCCGGTGAAGATCGCCGGAGCCGCGACGATCAACCAGGATACGAGCGTATCGGTCGCTGAGCTTACGCCCGGGAAACAGCTTACTTATCCGCTCGGTAAGAAGCGACATGCGTGGTTGCATGTGATCCATGGCGAGGTAACGGTGAACGGCAAAACCTTGAAGACCGGCGATGCTGTTGCCGCGGACGACGAGGAGTTGCTGAACGTCGCCGCACAGGGAGCAGTGAATAGCGAGGTTCTGTTGTTCGACCTTGCATAA
- a CDS encoding N-acetylmuramoyl-L-alanine amidase: MGPGKTIRNWWWCGGCAAVLSCAMVQVLPANAARRHVELTPWEQAERGLETLEAIPEGSRTRADYTQAMDRFRAVYHEAPGDVHAPDSVNAVAELLTEQGRGLHDAKSLKAAVGQYEFLRTQYPASSLRVAALLAEAQIYENDLHDARAARERYSLLVKQYPKSALAEEAKAGIASLDQGTGRREVPGRGDQAAAVATAPVPTAPASTVSDAGAMPGAAVASSGARDAKVVGSGLADEGVAERRGTTASAEPSIDAASGDAGVPGDQVAVPMHVARTTAKRHGQMAQVTGIRHWSTPNYTRVAIDLGDDVTYEAARVPNPDRIYFDLHGTRLAQELVGKSFTVTDDGFLKKIRAAQFSNDMTRVVLDVNDVTEYSAFLLPNPYRLIIDIHGGSKAEPAAPVVSVPMQRAAAAAPTVPNTTAVKSASSFDVAAISAQPGRVEATTQPTSQPISAVVAVVKDPGTIRKSDGVPVATGSTGGTMSTASAGADVAVPVPSTKKLRRGKKDSDAVPAKAAVPMADGETSMVRALGLKVGRIVIDAGHGGHDSGTLGVDGIEEKDVVLDVALRLGKLLHDRLGSEIIYTRSDDTFIPLETRTAIANKAQADLFLSIHANSSSDESARGVETYYLNFTSSPDALETAARENAVSDQSIHQLSDLVKKIALKDKIAESREFASDVEQSLYGGLQKGNAGLKDRGVKKAPFVVLIGANMPSILAEISFVTNAKDARQLQQPEYRERVAESLYKGVAKYEGGLSGTRTPTERASGN; this comes from the coding sequence ATGGGCCCAGGAAAGACAATTCGTAATTGGTGGTGGTGCGGAGGTTGCGCAGCGGTGCTGAGCTGCGCGATGGTGCAGGTGCTGCCTGCAAACGCGGCGCGGCGGCATGTGGAGCTGACTCCGTGGGAGCAGGCGGAGCGAGGGCTGGAGACGCTGGAGGCGATTCCGGAGGGGTCGCGCACGCGGGCCGATTACACGCAGGCGATGGATAGGTTTCGCGCGGTGTATCACGAGGCTCCGGGAGACGTGCACGCTCCCGATAGCGTGAATGCGGTGGCGGAGCTACTGACGGAGCAGGGGCGCGGGCTGCATGATGCGAAGAGTTTGAAGGCGGCGGTGGGGCAGTATGAGTTTCTGCGGACGCAGTATCCGGCGAGCTCGCTGAGGGTGGCCGCGCTGCTGGCCGAGGCGCAGATCTATGAGAATGATCTGCATGATGCTCGCGCGGCGCGGGAGAGATATTCGCTGCTGGTGAAGCAGTATCCGAAGAGTGCGCTGGCGGAGGAGGCGAAGGCCGGGATTGCTTCGCTGGATCAGGGGACAGGCCGCAGGGAGGTTCCAGGGCGAGGAGATCAGGCTGCAGCGGTTGCGACTGCTCCTGTTCCCACTGCTCCTGCCTCGACTGTGAGTGATGCAGGCGCAATGCCTGGCGCCGCTGTTGCTTCGTCGGGTGCGCGGGATGCGAAGGTCGTTGGTTCCGGTTTGGCTGACGAGGGAGTTGCCGAGCGGCGTGGCACAACGGCCTCCGCCGAGCCCTCGATCGATGCTGCTTCTGGTGATGCTGGAGTTCCGGGCGATCAAGTTGCTGTTCCAATGCATGTGGCCAGGACAACGGCGAAACGACATGGGCAGATGGCGCAGGTGACGGGGATTCGTCACTGGTCGACGCCGAACTATACTCGGGTAGCGATCGACCTGGGCGACGATGTGACGTATGAGGCGGCGCGGGTGCCGAATCCGGATCGCATCTACTTTGATCTGCATGGAACGCGGCTGGCGCAGGAGCTGGTGGGTAAGAGCTTCACGGTGACCGACGATGGATTTCTGAAGAAGATTCGCGCGGCGCAGTTTTCGAACGATATGACGCGCGTAGTGCTTGATGTCAACGACGTGACGGAGTACTCGGCGTTTTTGCTGCCGAATCCTTATCGCTTGATCATCGATATTCATGGAGGGAGCAAGGCTGAGCCTGCGGCTCCGGTGGTCAGCGTCCCGATGCAGAGGGCTGCGGCTGCTGCTCCCACGGTGCCGAATACGACGGCGGTGAAGTCGGCGAGTTCGTTTGATGTTGCGGCGATAAGCGCGCAGCCGGGGAGGGTTGAGGCGACCACACAGCCCACCTCGCAGCCAATCTCTGCAGTGGTGGCGGTTGTAAAGGATCCGGGAACAATTCGGAAGAGCGACGGTGTGCCCGTGGCGACTGGTTCGACCGGCGGCACGATGAGTACAGCAAGTGCGGGTGCGGATGTTGCAGTCCCTGTGCCGTCTACGAAGAAGTTGAGGCGGGGCAAGAAGGATAGTGATGCGGTTCCGGCAAAGGCAGCAGTGCCGATGGCCGATGGCGAGACGTCGATGGTGCGGGCGCTGGGGTTGAAGGTCGGGCGCATCGTGATCGACGCAGGGCATGGCGGCCATGACTCGGGAACGCTTGGCGTGGACGGCATCGAGGAGAAGGACGTGGTGCTGGATGTAGCGCTGCGGCTGGGCAAGCTGCTGCATGACCGGCTGGGGTCGGAGATTATTTATACGCGGTCGGATGACACGTTTATTCCGCTCGAGACTCGAACAGCGATTGCAAATAAAGCGCAGGCAGATCTGTTTCTTTCGATTCATGCGAACTCGTCGTCGGATGAGAGTGCCCGCGGAGTGGAGACCTACTATCTGAACTTTACGTCGTCGCCCGATGCGCTTGAAACTGCGGCTCGTGAGAATGCGGTATCGGATCAGTCGATTCATCAGTTGAGCGATCTGGTGAAGAAGATTGCGCTGAAGGACAAGATCGCCGAGTCGCGGGAGTTTGCCTCGGACGTGGAGCAGAGTTTGTACGGTGGCCTGCAGAAGGGGAACGCGGGGTTGAAGGATCGCGGGGTGAAGAAGGCTCCGTTTGTAGTGCTGATCGGTGCAAATATGCCATCGATCCTGGCGGAGATCTCGTTTGTCACCAATGCGAAGGACGCGAGACAGTTGCAGCAGCCGGAGTATCGGGAGCGGGTGGCGGAGAGTTTGTACAAAGGCGTCGCAAAGTATGAGGGTGGGCTGAGCGGCACGCGAACTCCGACGGAGCGGGCCAGCGGAAATTAG
- a CDS encoding DNA-binding transcriptional response regulator, protein MLFMIRPCFLVIDREFPGSISTRKLVIETAKFNVITAYSGQEALDVFTRFPAVSGIVLDGGLDDVPCGELAAKIKQLQPKVPIIVIAAPGFDGCPQADYQLESFDPAKLLEILRSIKPEAAAQIEKRNEELSREKLV, encoded by the coding sequence ATGCTCTTCATGATCAGACCTTGCTTCCTCGTCATCGACCGAGAGTTCCCCGGCAGCATCTCGACCCGCAAGCTGGTGATCGAAACGGCTAAGTTCAACGTCATTACGGCATACAGCGGCCAGGAGGCCCTCGACGTCTTCACCAGATTCCCTGCCGTCAGCGGCATCGTGCTTGACGGCGGCCTCGACGATGTCCCGTGCGGCGAACTGGCCGCCAAAATCAAGCAGCTTCAGCCAAAGGTTCCCATCATTGTGATCGCAGCGCCGGGCTTCGATGGATGTCCCCAGGCCGACTATCAACTGGAGTCTTTCGATCCGGCCAAGCTGCTGGAGATTCTCCGCAGCATTAAGCCAGAGGCCGCCGCGCAGATCGAAAAGCGCAACGAAGAGCTCAGCCGCGAGAAGTTGGTATAG
- the fliB gene encoding flagellin lysine-N-methylase, giving the protein MAYGVPLPAAEFPAARSRVAAQYIVASLAQAPLEESMTPETLPVQPSYGSAFRCIGGECEDSCCHGMSVLVDKKTYETYQAFPEERLGSLVRQYVSINRTGAPDSLYARISPNASNQCPFLSAESLCSVQKEYGSDYLSATCSTYPRALNSVGNELEVSLYLSCPEAARQVLLDANSTQKIGDASPGLFRTDQSSRLTTTGSSSFHKPLRYFWEVRELVVAVIQDRGRPIWQRLFLLGMLCKRLDAVTRAEQDESVPQILAGYRAMVATGALRDTMERIPPQPAVQLDLVLRLIDQRIRAGSCAPRFLECFAMFLEGIGYSPESTAVSDVQHYVEAEAGYCKPFFERHPHILENYLLNYIYRTLFPFGREASAHYTPQSIFGEYMLMLAQFALIRGLLIGVAGRTREEFGEDHVVKVVQSFSKAVEHNPNFLKEINRFMDERGLGNPEGIAALLKL; this is encoded by the coding sequence ATGGCCTACGGTGTGCCCTTACCCGCTGCGGAGTTCCCTGCTGCACGCAGCAGAGTCGCGGCACAGTACATCGTAGCTTCGCTCGCCCAGGCTCCCTTGGAGGAATCAATGACGCCGGAGACGCTGCCAGTTCAGCCGAGCTATGGCAGCGCCTTTCGCTGCATCGGAGGTGAGTGCGAGGACTCGTGTTGTCACGGGATGAGTGTGCTGGTCGACAAGAAGACCTATGAAACGTATCAGGCGTTTCCGGAGGAGAGGCTTGGATCGCTGGTCCGGCAGTATGTCTCTATTAATAGGACCGGGGCGCCCGACTCGCTGTATGCGCGGATCTCGCCGAACGCTTCGAACCAGTGTCCGTTTCTCTCGGCGGAGAGCCTTTGCAGTGTACAGAAGGAGTATGGCTCGGATTATCTGTCTGCAACCTGTTCGACCTATCCCCGTGCGCTGAACAGCGTGGGGAACGAGCTGGAGGTTTCGCTCTATCTGTCGTGCCCCGAGGCGGCGCGACAGGTTTTGCTGGACGCGAACTCGACGCAGAAGATAGGGGATGCATCGCCTGGTCTCTTCCGCACAGACCAGTCTTCACGACTCACGACCACGGGCAGCTCCTCGTTCCATAAGCCGCTCCGTTATTTCTGGGAGGTTCGGGAGCTGGTGGTTGCGGTGATTCAAGATCGTGGCCGGCCGATATGGCAGCGGCTGTTTCTGCTGGGGATGCTGTGCAAGCGTCTGGATGCAGTCACCCGTGCAGAACAGGATGAGTCGGTGCCTCAGATTCTTGCCGGCTATCGCGCGATGGTGGCGACCGGAGCGCTGCGCGACACGATGGAGAGAATCCCGCCGCAGCCTGCGGTTCAGTTGGATCTGGTGTTGCGGCTGATCGATCAACGGATTCGGGCCGGCTCCTGCGCTCCGCGCTTTCTGGAGTGCTTCGCGATGTTCCTTGAAGGCATCGGCTATTCCCCGGAGTCGACTGCCGTGAGCGACGTACAACACTATGTTGAAGCGGAGGCAGGATATTGCAAACCCTTCTTCGAGCGACACCCGCACATCCTCGAAAATTATCTGCTGAACTATATCTACCGGACTCTGTTTCCATTTGGCCGGGAGGCGAGCGCGCACTATACCCCGCAGAGCATCTTCGGCGAATACATGTTGATGTTGGCTCAATTTGCGTTGATCAGGGGCTTGCTGATCGGCGTGGCGGGCCGTACCCGAGAGGAGTTCGGCGAAGACCACGTCGTCAAGGTGGTTCAGTCTTTTTCCAAAGCGGTGGAGCACAACCCAAACTTCCTCAAGGAGATTAATCGATTCATGGACGAGCGGGGCCTCGGCAATCCCGAGGGGATAGCGGCATTGTTGAAGCTTTAG
- a CDS encoding GNAT family N-acetyltransferase — MNAASLDLIIREFQAGDEVAFRRLNEEWIVREFVLEPKDQYSLADPQGTILDHGGRIFFAVRDGETVGCCALVAMEPGEFEVSKMAVTLRSQGGGVGRQLLEKVVQEAKASGATRLYLETNHKLAPALRLYESVGFRRLPPERVVASPYARADVFMELWLVSH, encoded by the coding sequence ATGAACGCAGCCAGCCTGGATCTGATAATTCGAGAGTTTCAAGCCGGTGACGAAGTCGCCTTTCGCCGGTTGAATGAAGAGTGGATCGTCCGCGAGTTTGTCCTCGAGCCTAAGGATCAATACTCCCTCGCCGATCCGCAGGGAACCATCCTGGACCACGGTGGCAGAATCTTCTTCGCTGTTCGAGACGGAGAGACCGTCGGCTGCTGCGCCCTGGTCGCCATGGAACCAGGCGAGTTCGAAGTATCCAAGATGGCAGTCACCCTTCGTTCGCAGGGCGGCGGCGTTGGTCGCCAGCTACTCGAAAAAGTAGTGCAGGAGGCAAAGGCCTCCGGCGCGACGAGGCTCTATCTGGAGACCAACCACAAGCTTGCCCCGGCGCTGCGTCTCTACGAGTCGGTCGGCTTCCGGCGACTTCCGCCCGAGCGTGTCGTCGCGTCCCCCTACGCCCGCGCCGATGTATTCATGGAGCTGTGGCTCGTCTCTCACTGA
- a CDS encoding DUF6599 family protein: MGVSLRMRVMVPGLLGLLLVGASTVPLQGQQVMLAEPPAPLLPLSLRSGPDHDAGDGAPPWSGAAQQILIEDGIKRYERGSAESPAGHGAAPAGTVTVYQFVDATGAAAAYDYLRKSAPYVVRSGVSVVVANPKMPPASAEALMRTVETGLPKVGGPKGLPPLLPTYLPAKGLAKDSQHYALGPVSYQAMGGVLPPEIVGFDKAAEVVTAKYEGKGTLTMLLYPTPQIAGDHLRQIEAHVNQQGGAAGTVMLRREGPLVLLTTGAWDAAEAQKLVEGIHLRSEVTWNKPVPPEFHAEIRKTVSLLTSILVFCGVGALAAVVLALFLGGGRAAIRVLQGKPAATEPEFLRIDLSGGSARIKPEIPGAESRG, translated from the coding sequence ATGGGTGTTTCTCTTCGGATGCGGGTGATGGTGCCGGGCCTGCTGGGCCTGTTGCTGGTTGGGGCTTCAACTGTGCCGCTGCAAGGACAGCAGGTGATGTTGGCAGAGCCTCCGGCTCCCCTGCTGCCGCTGTCGCTGAGGAGTGGGCCTGATCACGATGCGGGCGATGGAGCTCCGCCGTGGAGTGGCGCCGCGCAACAAATCCTGATCGAGGACGGAATCAAGCGGTACGAACGCGGATCGGCGGAAAGCCCTGCAGGTCATGGCGCTGCGCCAGCCGGAACCGTGACGGTCTATCAGTTCGTCGATGCGACGGGAGCGGCAGCTGCGTATGACTATCTGCGAAAGAGCGCGCCGTATGTTGTTCGGAGTGGCGTGTCCGTGGTCGTCGCGAATCCGAAGATGCCACCTGCGTCGGCGGAAGCCCTGATGCGGACAGTCGAGACGGGACTGCCGAAGGTGGGAGGACCGAAGGGGCTGCCTCCGCTGCTGCCGACGTATCTGCCTGCGAAGGGTTTAGCAAAAGACTCACAGCATTACGCCTTAGGCCCGGTGAGCTACCAGGCGATGGGTGGCGTCTTGCCGCCGGAGATCGTTGGCTTCGATAAGGCAGCCGAGGTGGTCACTGCGAAGTACGAAGGCAAGGGCACGCTGACGATGCTGCTCTATCCCACGCCGCAGATCGCCGGGGATCACCTGCGACAGATTGAGGCGCACGTGAATCAGCAAGGCGGTGCAGCCGGCACCGTGATGCTAAGGCGCGAGGGGCCTCTGGTGCTGTTGACGACCGGAGCGTGGGATGCCGCCGAGGCGCAAAAGCTGGTGGAAGGGATTCATCTTCGGAGTGAGGTGACGTGGAATAAGCCTGTGCCTCCGGAGTTCCATGCTGAGATTCGCAAGACGGTCAGCCTTCTGACGAGCATCCTGGTCTTCTGTGGAGTCGGGGCGCTGGCGGCGGTCGTTCTCGCGCTGTTTCTTGGCGGTGGAAGGGCTGCGATCAGGGTACTTCAGGGTAAGCCCGCGGCAACCGAGCCGGAGTTTCTGCGGATCGACCTGAGCGGAGGCTCTGCGAGGATCAAGCCGGAGATTCCCGGGGCCGAGAGCCGGGGATAG
- a CDS encoding LysR family transcriptional regulator, which translates to MELRHLRYLCAVADYGTFSEAGRQLHVSQSAISEQIADLEREVGGTLVDRSSSRTRLTPQGRLFLAEARKTLIAADHAREVMQRSLLGEVGSLSIGFFLWGAGGFFARIIRDYRKLHPHIKLSLHELRTPEQMEALVNGKIDVGFARPLEAPFDRTLRAELLYRDPVVVVLPRDHPLAGSPVSIDALAGERFVLCDRYMTPALFDGIVALCSSAGFSPNIVNTSAAWSSVLTLVESGEGIALVPSRVRYLKPPGVVISPLVPQSLYMGLSVVWNPQNEGPILQNFLRLVRENKDRIRRTNGN; encoded by the coding sequence ATGGAGTTGAGACACCTGCGGTATCTGTGCGCCGTCGCCGACTACGGTACCTTCAGCGAGGCCGGTCGCCAGCTTCACGTCTCGCAGTCGGCGATCAGCGAGCAGATCGCCGATCTCGAACGCGAAGTCGGCGGAACTCTTGTCGATCGCTCTTCAAGCCGCACACGCCTCACACCGCAGGGCAGGCTCTTTCTCGCAGAAGCCCGCAAGACCCTAATCGCTGCGGACCACGCCCGCGAGGTGATGCAGCGCTCGCTCCTCGGCGAAGTCGGTTCACTCTCGATCGGGTTCTTTCTCTGGGGCGCGGGAGGCTTCTTCGCACGCATCATCCGCGACTATCGAAAGCTTCACCCTCACATCAAGTTATCGCTGCATGAACTGCGCACGCCCGAGCAGATGGAGGCTCTCGTTAATGGCAAGATCGACGTCGGCTTCGCCCGCCCGCTGGAGGCTCCCTTCGACCGCACTCTCCGCGCTGAGCTTCTCTACCGCGACCCCGTCGTCGTCGTCCTCCCGCGCGATCATCCTCTAGCCGGAAGCCCTGTCTCAATCGATGCGCTAGCCGGCGAGCGGTTTGTGCTCTGCGATCGATACATGACCCCTGCGCTGTTTGACGGCATCGTCGCGCTTTGTTCCTCAGCGGGCTTCTCGCCGAATATCGTCAACACCTCTGCGGCCTGGTCCAGCGTACTTACGCTTGTGGAATCCGGCGAGGGCATCGCGCTGGTTCCGTCCCGTGTGCGGTATCTCAAGCCGCCCGGTGTCGTCATCTCGCCGCTCGTTCCGCAAAGCCTTTATATGGGCCTGTCCGTTGTCTGGAATCCGCAGAACGAAGGGCCGATCCTGCAGAACTTCCTGCGGCTGGTCCGTGAAAATAAAGATCGTATCCGGCGCACCAACGGCAACTAG